A single window of Nicotiana sylvestris chromosome 5, ASM39365v2, whole genome shotgun sequence DNA harbors:
- the LOC104246138 gene encoding uncharacterized protein isoform X1, with amino-acid sequence MVELKNLRSNTLTLVLVNLASIMEKADESLLPGVYNEVGKDLHTDPTGLGSLTLFRSLVQCLCYPLAAYFAARYNRAHVIAIGAFLWSAATFLCAISSTFTQIAISRGLNGIGLAIVVPAIQSLVADSTNESNRGTAFGWLQLTANFGSTLGGAISVLLAETSFIGIPGWRISFHLVGTISVAVGILVSLFAIDPRFLDNDGNAKDQPPQRPFQEEVRELLKEAKAVMKVLSFQLLIAQGISGSFPWSSLSFAPMWLELIGFSHKTTALLWTLFNVASSLGGLFGGIMGDVLAKRFPNSGRIILAQISSGSAVPLAAILLLLLPYDPSTAVMHGFVMLVMGLMISWNAPATNNPIFAEIVPERSRTSIYALDRSFENIISSFAPPLVGILAQQVFGFKPIPKGSTGSEEIATDRQNAASLAKALYTAIGIPIALCCFFYSFLYCTYPRDRDRATLQQTEEMDNSPPEERQALLENEQRLLSVS; translated from the exons ATGGTGGAGCTAAAGAACCTCCGATCAAACACATTAACACTTGTACTTGTAAATCTTGCTAGTATAATGGAGAAAGCTGATGAATCTTTATTACCTGGAGTTTACAacgaagttggcaaagatttacaTACTGACCCAACTGGTCTTGGTTCTTTAACTCTTTTCAGATCATTAGTTCAGTGTCTTTGTTATCCTTTAGCTGCATATTTTGCTGCTCGTTATAACAGAGCTCATGTTATTGCTATTGGTGCTTTTCTTTGGTCTGCTGCTACTTTCCTTTGTGCTATCTCCTCTACTTTTACTCAG ATAGCAATTTCTAGAGGATTGAATGGAATAGGACTTGCCATAGTCGTGCCAGCGATCCAATCTCTAGTTGCTGACTCAACCAATGAAAGTAACCGCGGTACAGCTTTCGGATGGCTACAACTAACTGCAAATTTTGGCTCCACTCTTGGAGGAGCAATATCTGTGCTGTTAGCCGAAACATCATTCATAGGGATCCCCGGCTGGAGAATCTCGTTCCATCTGGTTGGTACGATAAGTGTTGCTGTTGGTATTTTGGTCAGTCTCTTTGCCATCGATCCCCGCTTTCTTGACAATGATGGCAATGCAAAAGATCAACCTCCACAGCGACCGTTTCAAGAAGAAGTGAGAGAACTGCTAAAAGAAGCAAAAGCAGTTATGAAAGTTCTGTCGTTCCAATTACTTATTGCCCAAGGGATTTCTGGATCATTCCCCTGGTCGTCACTGTCATTCGCCCCTATGTGGTTAGAGCTTATTGGCTTCTCTCACAAGACAACAGCCCTCCTCTGGACTTTGTTTAATGTTGCTAGCTCGCTTGGTGGATTGTTTGGAGGAATAATGGGGGATGTCCTAGCCAAGCGCTTTCCTAATTCTGGTAGAATTATTTTAGCTCAGATAAGCTCTGGCTCCGCAGTTCCTTTAGCTGCAATTTTACTGCTGCTATTGCCTTATGATCCTTCAACAGCTGTGATGCATGGCTTCGTCATGCTCGTCATGGGATTAATGATATCGTGGAATGCTCCAGCAACTAACAA TCCGATATTTGCAGAAATAGTTCCTGAGAGATCTCGAACAAGCATTTATGCTCTGGATCGTTCGTTTGAGAACATAATATCATCATTCGCTCCTCCATTAGTTGGCATTTTAGCTCAACAAGTTTTTGGTTTTAAACCAATTCCAAAGGGATCAACAGGCTCAGAGGAAATTGCAACAGATAGACAGAATGCTGCCTCACTTGCCAAGGCACTCTACACTGCAATAGGCATTCCAATTGCACTTTGTTGCTTCTTCTATTCCTTCCTCTATTGCACATATCCGCGAGACAGAGATCGTGCCACGTTGCAACAGACTGAGGAAATGGACAATTCTCCACCTGAAGAACGACAAGCCTTACTAGAGAACGAGCAAAGACTTCTTTCAGTTAGTTGA
- the LOC104246138 gene encoding putative glycerol-3-phosphate transporter 5 isoform X2 — protein MNLYYLEFTTKLAKIYILTQLIAISRGLNGIGLAIVVPAIQSLVADSTNESNRGTAFGWLQLTANFGSTLGGAISVLLAETSFIGIPGWRISFHLVGTISVAVGILVSLFAIDPRFLDNDGNAKDQPPQRPFQEEVRELLKEAKAVMKVLSFQLLIAQGISGSFPWSSLSFAPMWLELIGFSHKTTALLWTLFNVASSLGGLFGGIMGDVLAKRFPNSGRIILAQISSGSAVPLAAILLLLLPYDPSTAVMHGFVMLVMGLMISWNAPATNNPIFAEIVPERSRTSIYALDRSFENIISSFAPPLVGILAQQVFGFKPIPKGSTGSEEIATDRQNAASLAKALYTAIGIPIALCCFFYSFLYCTYPRDRDRATLQQTEEMDNSPPEERQALLENEQRLLSVS, from the exons ATGAATCTTTATTACCTGGAGTTTACAacgaagttggcaaagatttacaTACTGACCCAACTG ATAGCAATTTCTAGAGGATTGAATGGAATAGGACTTGCCATAGTCGTGCCAGCGATCCAATCTCTAGTTGCTGACTCAACCAATGAAAGTAACCGCGGTACAGCTTTCGGATGGCTACAACTAACTGCAAATTTTGGCTCCACTCTTGGAGGAGCAATATCTGTGCTGTTAGCCGAAACATCATTCATAGGGATCCCCGGCTGGAGAATCTCGTTCCATCTGGTTGGTACGATAAGTGTTGCTGTTGGTATTTTGGTCAGTCTCTTTGCCATCGATCCCCGCTTTCTTGACAATGATGGCAATGCAAAAGATCAACCTCCACAGCGACCGTTTCAAGAAGAAGTGAGAGAACTGCTAAAAGAAGCAAAAGCAGTTATGAAAGTTCTGTCGTTCCAATTACTTATTGCCCAAGGGATTTCTGGATCATTCCCCTGGTCGTCACTGTCATTCGCCCCTATGTGGTTAGAGCTTATTGGCTTCTCTCACAAGACAACAGCCCTCCTCTGGACTTTGTTTAATGTTGCTAGCTCGCTTGGTGGATTGTTTGGAGGAATAATGGGGGATGTCCTAGCCAAGCGCTTTCCTAATTCTGGTAGAATTATTTTAGCTCAGATAAGCTCTGGCTCCGCAGTTCCTTTAGCTGCAATTTTACTGCTGCTATTGCCTTATGATCCTTCAACAGCTGTGATGCATGGCTTCGTCATGCTCGTCATGGGATTAATGATATCGTGGAATGCTCCAGCAACTAACAA TCCGATATTTGCAGAAATAGTTCCTGAGAGATCTCGAACAAGCATTTATGCTCTGGATCGTTCGTTTGAGAACATAATATCATCATTCGCTCCTCCATTAGTTGGCATTTTAGCTCAACAAGTTTTTGGTTTTAAACCAATTCCAAAGGGATCAACAGGCTCAGAGGAAATTGCAACAGATAGACAGAATGCTGCCTCACTTGCCAAGGCACTCTACACTGCAATAGGCATTCCAATTGCACTTTGTTGCTTCTTCTATTCCTTCCTCTATTGCACATATCCGCGAGACAGAGATCGTGCCACGTTGCAACAGACTGAGGAAATGGACAATTCTCCACCTGAAGAACGACAAGCCTTACTAGAGAACGAGCAAAGACTTCTTTCAGTTAGTTGA